In Paenibacillus sp. 1781tsa1, one DNA window encodes the following:
- a CDS encoding metallophosphoesterase, with protein sequence MTPNKLFREADEGINDYLVRLGDNQELYGLNWIQIADLLNKESGEEFSESRWRKDYASYSKWKPIILEKYATNEVVDEVQDATIELKKERIKLQTEKIEYNKMIREQGRADLLEEKIAEAVINRPTIQIPDIYIKKNNAKRDFLFPIADMHDGVSFKLFGWEGELLNEYSPEILENRMWKLLEEFVSINDEQKINHVTLPNLGDSVDGILRMSQLMSLKMGVTDSAIHFAEFMSQWLNELSKYCIVDYYSIFGNHDQLRLLSGKRDEFPHENAQKWITKLISANLKGNKNVSVTNCNEFMYLDILGTKVLGVHGENEKNLENSIKDYSLTYSKPIHLLLSGHLHHSHEKTIGMNGNRDIEYVQSPSIIGIDDYSLKLKKTSNAGAKVMILEEDKGRTLTYNIRL encoded by the coding sequence ATGACTCCAAATAAACTATTTAGGGAAGCTGACGAAGGAATTAATGATTACTTAGTTAGATTGGGAGACAATCAAGAACTATATGGTTTGAATTGGATTCAGATAGCTGATCTACTAAATAAAGAATCAGGCGAGGAATTTTCAGAATCGAGATGGCGCAAAGACTACGCTTCATATTCTAAATGGAAACCAATTATTCTTGAGAAATATGCAACTAACGAGGTGGTTGATGAGGTTCAGGATGCAACCATTGAATTAAAAAAAGAGCGGATTAAACTTCAAACTGAAAAGATTGAGTATAACAAAATGATTCGTGAGCAAGGTAGAGCGGATTTGCTTGAAGAAAAGATTGCAGAAGCAGTAATTAATCGCCCAACTATACAAATTCCAGATATTTATATCAAAAAGAATAACGCAAAACGTGACTTCCTCTTCCCTATCGCGGACATGCATGACGGTGTGTCATTCAAACTGTTTGGATGGGAAGGTGAACTTCTCAATGAATATAGTCCAGAGATTCTAGAGAATCGTATGTGGAAATTGCTTGAAGAGTTTGTTTCTATTAACGATGAACAAAAGATTAACCATGTCACTCTTCCTAATTTAGGTGATAGCGTTGACGGTATTCTTCGCATGAGTCAGTTAATGAGTCTCAAAATGGGAGTTACTGATTCGGCGATCCATTTTGCTGAATTTATGAGTCAGTGGTTGAACGAATTGTCGAAGTATTGCATAGTTGACTATTACTCCATCTTTGGAAACCACGATCAACTTAGATTACTTTCAGGTAAAAGAGATGAATTCCCACATGAAAATGCTCAAAAGTGGATTACTAAGTTGATTTCAGCAAATCTAAAGGGTAACAAGAATGTTTCAGTAACTAATTGCAATGAATTTATGTATCTAGATATCCTTGGTACAAAAGTGCTTGGGGTTCACGGAGAGAACGAAAAAAATCTAGAAAACAGTATTAAGGATTACTCTTTAACGTATAGCAAACCGATTCATCTGTTGTTGAGCGGACATTTACATCACTCACACGAGAAGACTATTGGCATGAATGGAAATCGAGACATTGAATATGTTCAGTCCCCTTCTATTATTGGTATTGATGACTATTCACTAAAACTCAAAAAGACATCAAATGCCGGTGCTAAAGTGATGATACTCGAAGAAGACAAAGGGCGTACACTCACCTATAACATTAGATTGTAA
- a CDS encoding YonK family protein: MAKNKDSKTVNRTGTFDMDKMQITAEDKTGIQTYDVKALLQDFDGEQISFTLASDFKPSHVVEE, translated from the coding sequence ATGGCAAAGAATAAAGACAGTAAAACGGTTAATCGTACAGGTACTTTCGATATGGACAAGATGCAAATTACGGCTGAAGATAAGACCGGAATTCAAACTTATGACGTAAAAGCATTACTTCAAGATTTCGATGGGGAACAAATTTCCTTCACACTAGCTTCTGACTTTAAGCCAAGTCATGTAGTCGAAGAATAA
- a CDS encoding RNA dependent RNA polymerase, producing the protein MALDKQVYIYSVDTSAFFTLKERLLRKEINRAKLKNEKDKVKELETSFRAVIDSNVNLKRNLNPNSLSINNKVSLFESSLTRTLGLVENQTYEDVIIVETHYYSVFDSLVENGFTLNGEEYVPFTASAGQIRTKKTVFMKKETWEEVKLTLMCGLTEERINNHFDTGKNNKRLYGVSINKYLAYLALCSSATDLWGKFNIDRSIVVEDFETSINTTVDFVDDVNYTVRRRKMDVPVCHTDGCGMILPKKSKKAFMVRLPWVKGLLVPFPFDKFVGEDNRIVTDIYGKKHDIIKDKIEVIFTKSQFKMWKYYQSWDEYKSLYKKHNCHASVTNTEEDELSSARLCYQMLQTLTLISEEELDQLVSATRNDIQETVSNPDEMLNLLGATKGKFEDKNNLQQSLYIYPELLLDPHVKTKLKEAKASLMRKVYTGKIKVDGCYTFIAPDLYAFCEYLFNGNKKPIGLLLDGEVSCVSIPDKDKVDCLRSPHLYKEHAVRSNVVDDVTREWFVSKSVHTSIHDPISKILMFDCDGDKVTVSNDKTLVKVAERNMEGIVPLYYDMKKAPAEKISRNSIKKNLKRAFSGNIGIISNDITKLWNSDSVDVDLVKIRTMENNFEIDAAKTNYKPVRPKQIKTMFKPFNKMKMPHFFTYEKYRLKPQDRKNKKAKRITESWSNTTTVNRLKNMFPDVRIRFKSVSDMYEFDYRTLMSQRRDKDEMYDAVLNKYRDLNDTKWMLSSRQKSGDINNTDQLPVYMYIRNELLQIHSDPYFVTDVLIEYLYNGSNSGYKTTLWSSFGDIIVDNLKKNLVSRIKLCERCNTVIDNNRNKSNNSKKYCEACGKIVDNEKKKERNLTYRNKNNKKSETKIG; encoded by the coding sequence ATGGCACTGGATAAGCAAGTATACATATATAGCGTTGATACGAGCGCCTTCTTTACATTAAAAGAAAGATTATTGCGAAAAGAAATCAACCGAGCAAAACTGAAAAACGAGAAAGACAAGGTTAAGGAATTAGAAACTAGTTTTCGAGCAGTTATAGATTCAAACGTTAATCTAAAGCGAAACTTAAACCCAAATAGTTTGTCTATCAATAATAAAGTATCTCTTTTTGAGTCTTCACTCACTCGTACACTTGGTTTAGTAGAAAATCAGACATACGAAGACGTTATCATTGTCGAAACTCATTACTACAGTGTATTTGACAGTCTAGTGGAGAACGGGTTCACTCTAAATGGTGAGGAGTATGTTCCATTTACTGCGTCTGCTGGACAAATCAGAACTAAGAAAACCGTCTTTATGAAAAAGGAAACTTGGGAAGAAGTCAAACTCACCCTAATGTGTGGTCTTACTGAAGAGCGAATCAATAATCACTTTGACACTGGTAAAAACAACAAAAGGCTATATGGTGTTAGCATTAATAAATACTTGGCCTACTTAGCATTATGTTCGAGCGCAACTGATCTATGGGGCAAATTCAATATTGATCGCTCAATCGTTGTGGAAGATTTTGAAACTTCAATCAATACTACCGTAGACTTCGTTGATGATGTCAACTATACCGTCCGTCGTAGAAAAATGGATGTGCCAGTGTGCCACACGGATGGCTGCGGTATGATTTTACCAAAGAAGAGCAAGAAAGCCTTTATGGTTCGTCTACCTTGGGTTAAAGGCTTACTCGTTCCCTTCCCATTTGATAAATTTGTGGGAGAAGACAATAGAATTGTAACTGATATATATGGTAAGAAACACGACATTATTAAAGATAAGATAGAAGTTATCTTCACTAAGTCTCAGTTTAAGATGTGGAAATACTATCAAAGTTGGGATGAGTATAAGTCACTCTACAAGAAGCATAACTGTCATGCCAGTGTAACTAACACAGAAGAAGATGAATTAAGCTCTGCTCGACTTTGTTATCAAATGTTGCAAACACTAACTCTAATTTCCGAAGAAGAGTTAGACCAACTTGTATCAGCTACTCGTAATGACATCCAAGAAACAGTAAGTAACCCTGACGAAATGCTCAACCTGTTGGGGGCAACAAAGGGGAAGTTCGAAGATAAGAACAATCTACAACAATCATTATACATATATCCAGAGCTCTTATTAGATCCTCACGTAAAAACTAAACTTAAGGAAGCCAAGGCTAGTTTAATGAGGAAAGTATATACGGGAAAAATCAAAGTTGATGGATGCTATACTTTCATTGCTCCTGATCTGTATGCATTTTGTGAGTATTTGTTCAATGGAAATAAAAAACCAATAGGACTACTTTTAGATGGCGAAGTTTCATGCGTTTCAATACCCGACAAAGATAAAGTCGATTGTTTGAGAAGTCCACATCTTTATAAGGAACATGCGGTCAGATCTAATGTAGTTGATGATGTGACCCGAGAGTGGTTTGTTAGTAAAAGTGTTCATACATCTATCCACGACCCTATCAGCAAAATCCTAATGTTTGATTGTGACGGAGATAAAGTGACAGTAAGTAACGATAAAACATTAGTAAAAGTAGCTGAAAGGAATATGGAGGGCATTGTACCGCTCTACTATGATATGAAGAAAGCCCCAGCAGAGAAAATCAGTCGAAATAGCATCAAGAAAAATTTAAAAAGAGCTTTTAGCGGAAATATTGGAATCATCAGCAACGATATTACAAAGTTGTGGAACAGCGATTCAGTAGATGTAGATCTAGTTAAAATCAGAACAATGGAAAATAATTTTGAGATTGATGCAGCGAAAACAAATTACAAGCCAGTTCGACCAAAACAAATCAAGACTATGTTTAAGCCATTTAATAAAATGAAGATGCCCCATTTCTTTACTTACGAAAAATATAGACTTAAGCCACAGGACAGAAAAAATAAGAAAGCAAAAAGAATTACTGAATCTTGGAGCAACACAACAACGGTTAATAGGCTGAAAAATATGTTTCCAGATGTTCGAATTAGATTTAAATCTGTCTCTGATATGTATGAGTTTGATTATAGAACCTTAATGAGCCAGAGAAGGGATAAAGATGAGATGTATGATGCAGTGTTAAACAAGTATAGAGATTTAAATGACACTAAGTGGATGCTTTCATCGAGGCAGAAAAGTGGTGATATAAATAACACTGACCAGCTCCCCGTTTATATGTACATAAGAAATGAATTGTTACAAATACATAGCGATCCCTATTTTGTTACTGATGTTTTAATCGAGTATCTATATAATGGTTCAAACTCTGGATACAAAACAACATTATGGTCAAGTTTCGGAGATATAATTGTAGATAATCTCAAAAAAAATCTTGTCTCAAGAATCAAACTATGTGAAAGATGTAATACCGTAATTGATAATAATAGAAATAAAAGTAACAACTCTAAGAAATATTGTGAAGCCTGTGGAAAAATCGTGGACAATGAGAAGAAAAAAGAGAGAAATTTAACTTATAGGAATAAAAATAATAAAAAGTCGGAAACGAAAATTGGCTGA
- a CDS encoding HU family DNA-binding protein — protein MNKADLINVVVEKTGMTKKDTEKAINETLQAITEALASGDKVQLFGFGNFEVRDTKERNGVNPKLLKELKEQGVDEATAKAQASVFIPASKKPAFKAAKALKDAVKE, from the coding sequence ATGAACAAAGCAGATTTGATTAACGTGGTAGTAGAGAAAACGGGTATGACTAAAAAAGATACTGAAAAAGCAATCAATGAAACACTTCAAGCGATTACAGAAGCACTTGCAAGTGGAGATAAAGTTCAACTTTTCGGATTTGGTAATTTTGAAGTTCGTGACACTAAAGAGCGCAATGGTGTAAATCCTAAACTTTTGAAAGAACTCAAAGAACAAGGCGTAGATGAGGCAACCGCCAAAGCACAAGCGAGTGTATTTATCCCTGCCTCCAAAAAACCAGCTTTCAAGGCCGCCAAAGCGCTAAAAGACGCTGTAAAAGAGTAA